One genomic region from Fictibacillus marinisediminis encodes:
- the gmd gene encoding GDP-mannose 4,6-dehydratase, producing MKRALITGITGQDGSYLAELLLEKDYKVYGVRRRTSTPNYDNVEHIKEQIEWIDGDLGDLASLIEAVRISQPDEVYNLAAQSFVATSWPQPIATAQMTALGVTNMLEAVRIIKPDARFYQASSSEMYGKVVETPQKENTPFYPRSPYGVSKVYGHWITVNYRESFNMFACSGILFNHESPRRGLEFVTRKVTNAVARIKLGLQDELRMGNLDAKRDWGFAGDYVKAMWLMLQQDQPDDYVISTGETHTVEELLEIAFSYVDLNWKDFVVIDQKFVRPAEVDLLLGDCSKAKVKLGWNLEVDFKMLVTMMVEEDLKRLKVIQVTI from the coding sequence ATGAAAAGAGCGTTGATTACAGGGATAACAGGACAAGATGGATCGTATTTAGCTGAGTTATTGCTAGAAAAAGATTATAAAGTATATGGGGTGCGCCGCCGTACAAGTACACCAAACTACGATAATGTTGAGCATATTAAAGAGCAGATTGAGTGGATTGATGGGGACTTAGGAGACCTTGCATCTTTAATAGAAGCAGTGCGTATTTCTCAACCAGATGAAGTATATAACCTGGCAGCCCAATCATTTGTAGCGACTTCTTGGCCACAACCTATTGCTACAGCACAAATGACAGCTTTAGGTGTAACAAATATGCTTGAAGCTGTTCGTATTATTAAGCCTGATGCTCGTTTTTACCAGGCTTCTAGCTCAGAGATGTATGGAAAAGTAGTAGAAACACCCCAAAAAGAAAACACACCCTTTTATCCAAGAAGTCCTTATGGAGTCTCAAAAGTATATGGCCACTGGATTACGGTGAACTATCGTGAAAGCTTTAACATGTTTGCATGTTCAGGAATTCTATTTAATCATGAATCACCTCGTCGTGGATTAGAGTTCGTAACAAGAAAAGTCACAAATGCAGTTGCTAGAATTAAGTTAGGCTTGCAAGATGAACTGCGAATGGGCAACCTTGATGCAAAACGGGATTGGGGATTTGCTGGAGACTATGTTAAAGCAATGTGGTTGATGTTGCAGCAAGATCAACCTGATGATTATGTGATCTCAACGGGTGAAACTCATACAGTAGAAGAACTACTTGAAATTGCATTTTCATATGTAGATTTAAACTGGAAGGATTTTGTTGTTATTGACCAAAAATTTGTAAGACCTGCTGAGGTAGATTTACTCTTAGGGGACTGTTCAAAAGCTAAAGTTAAACTTGGTTGGAACCTTGAAGTAGATTTTAAAATGTTAGTTACTATGATGGTTGAGGAAGACTTAAAACGTTTAAAGGTGATCCAAGTAACGATATAG
- the fcl gene encoding GDP-L-fucose synthase — MERNSKIYVAGHRGLAGSAILRKLENEGYTNLVYRTSNELDLRDPLQVHSFFEKENIDYVFLAAAKVGGIVANNEYPADFIRDNLLIQTNVIDAAYRSEVKKLLFLGSTCIYPKMAPQPLKEEYLLTGELEPTNEPYAIAKIAGIKMCQSYNRQYGTKYISVMPTNLYGVNDNFDLETSHVLPALLRKFHEAKEKNKPSVEIWGTGTPKREFLYSDDLADACLFLMDNYEGNDIVNIGMGEDLEIKELAYKIKDVVGYEGELQFDTSKPDGTPRKLVDVTKLNSLGWKASTSLDEGLQKAYDCFLQYLKSEKETNLVR; from the coding sequence ATGGAGAGAAATTCAAAAATTTATGTTGCTGGCCATCGGGGATTGGCTGGTTCAGCCATTCTAAGGAAATTAGAAAATGAAGGTTATACCAATCTCGTATACAGAACGAGCAATGAACTTGATTTGCGGGACCCGCTTCAAGTTCATTCTTTTTTTGAAAAAGAAAACATCGACTATGTATTCCTTGCCGCTGCAAAAGTCGGCGGCATCGTTGCCAACAATGAATATCCGGCAGACTTTATCCGGGACAACCTGCTCATTCAGACGAACGTCATCGATGCAGCATACCGCAGCGAAGTAAAAAAACTCCTATTTCTCGGGAGCACATGCATCTATCCAAAGATGGCACCACAGCCTTTAAAGGAAGAATATCTTCTTACCGGTGAGCTGGAACCAACGAATGAACCGTACGCCATTGCTAAAATTGCCGGCATAAAGATGTGCCAATCGTACAACCGCCAATACGGCACAAAGTATATCTCTGTCATGCCTACAAACCTGTATGGTGTAAATGATAACTTTGACCTTGAAACATCTCATGTGCTACCAGCACTGCTCCGCAAGTTTCATGAGGCAAAAGAAAAAAATAAACCATCTGTAGAAATATGGGGAACTGGAACGCCCAAAAGAGAGTTCCTTTATTCCGATGATCTGGCTGATGCATGCCTTTTCCTCATGGATAATTATGAAGGAAACGACATAGTAAACATCGGAATGGGTGAAGATCTCGAGATTAAAGAGCTTGCCTACAAGATTAAAGATGTCGTGGGTTATGAGGGCGAATTACAGTTCGATACATCTAAGCCAGACGGAACACCAAGGAAACTGGTTGATGTCACTAAGCTGAACAGTTTAGGATGGAAAGCCAGCACTTCATTAGATGAAGGTTTACAAAAAGCCTATGATTGTTTTTTACAATATCTGAAATCAGAAAAAGAAACCAACCTGGTTAGGTAA
- a CDS encoding lipopolysaccharide biosynthesis protein, producing MRKILYFTLPNIFSRGLSFLLFPFLALYLNPQSYGNLNIIILVSTAYIALTSFSINQYIYKQIKIDKSLKTLKERYTITFYISLILFIITIFILLLVQYSSYIIYIYMFLIYFLDLFFCTFYRDYYRATNDEKKFAFSELIKVIIYPVVTCFCLAYLNIDLYSVIIGNFLALMANITFNIRNAGVFFTKMKSNEVFPIKIIKETYMYTFPFSLQALLQLVLNGADKFIISLVLGNYYVGIYTAALTLSNLLGVASQALNNYLIGVFIEARRVEDIQVQIFTFVKLILLLCFTIIYIAPSFVDLFLPDSYNNSIIYLPILLIGQIFVSLNFLLVNILSVNLLDTKSIGYSNLVAAIANIILNIILIPKLGLTAASFISTFSYILLFLILRHKVSKKINVKFFNIHSLKLLSLLLLIYVISNFIFKLSDLSEFILKILILLLISSLFAYREIQNFRINNVIKV from the coding sequence ATGAGAAAAATTTTATATTTTACACTTCCAAATATATTTTCAAGAGGATTAAGTTTCCTCTTATTTCCTTTTCTTGCTTTATATTTAAATCCACAAAGCTATGGTAATTTAAATATCATAATTTTAGTTTCTACTGCCTATATTGCCTTAACATCTTTTTCTATCAATCAATATATTTACAAACAAATCAAAATTGATAAAAGTTTAAAAACATTAAAAGAACGTTATACAATAACTTTTTATATTTCATTGATTCTGTTTATTATAACCATATTTATTCTTTTGCTAGTTCAATATAGTTCATACATTATATATATATATATGTTTCTAATTTACTTTTTAGATTTATTTTTCTGTACTTTTTACAGGGATTATTATAGAGCTACCAATGATGAAAAAAAGTTTGCTTTCTCGGAATTAATAAAAGTAATTATTTATCCAGTTGTTACATGTTTTTGTTTAGCATATTTGAATATTGACCTTTATAGCGTAATAATTGGAAATTTTCTTGCATTAATGGCAAACATAACTTTTAATATCAGGAATGCAGGTGTTTTTTTTACCAAAATGAAATCGAATGAAGTTTTCCCGATTAAGATAATTAAAGAAACTTATATGTATACATTCCCTTTTTCATTGCAAGCTTTACTTCAATTAGTTCTCAATGGAGCTGATAAATTTATTATTTCATTAGTTTTAGGGAATTATTACGTGGGGATTTATACTGCAGCTTTAACACTTTCTAATTTACTTGGAGTTGCTTCGCAAGCTTTAAACAATTATTTAATAGGAGTTTTTATTGAAGCAAGGAGAGTTGAAGATATACAAGTCCAAATCTTTACATTTGTAAAGCTGATCCTCTTGTTATGTTTTACAATTATATATATTGCACCTTCTTTTGTAGATTTATTTTTGCCTGATAGCTATAATAATTCAATTATTTACCTACCTATTTTACTTATAGGTCAAATATTTGTTTCTTTAAATTTTTTATTGGTTAATATTTTAAGTGTGAACTTGTTAGATACCAAAAGTATAGGATATAGTAACTTAGTTGCAGCTATTGCAAATATAATCCTAAACATCATATTGATACCTAAGCTAGGATTAACTGCAGCCTCATTTATTTCTACTTTCTCATATATTCTCCTCTTTTTAATATTAAGGCATAAAGTTTCTAAGAAGATTAATGTAAAGTTTTTTAATATTCATTCACTAAAACTTTTGTCTTTACTACTACTAATATATGTTATATCAAACTTTATCTTTAAACTAAGTGACCTGTCAGAATTTATATTAAAAATATTAATATTATTGTTGATAAGTAGCTTATTTGCATATAGAGAAATACAGAACTTTAGAATTAATAACGTAATAAAAGTGTAA
- a CDS encoding glycosyltransferase — translation MKILMVVTVFYPSTIYGGPTTVALNQALELVNKGYEVTVITSDINAFDKQKKNLVNTRVLDNIKVLYFPSKYILPKFSLIYSYNMVKWLKNNAKNYDIAHIHFGREIFPYLAAKTCMDLGVPYVLQTHGMLNKKNGIRTLLDTTLIKKIIKNAKTVLALQEIEEQLIIGMVPSSNVKLLPNGIKINDNKKWDSEKLNKKKILFLARLHPRKRVLDFIEMAKITNRFDSSIQYRIVGPDGGELLIAKNKVSEYNLDNVIEFVGNIKQEKVIDEFVNASLYVLPSIDEPFAMSVLEALSLGVPTIGTDGLHNKKLLSNYNAIEIVERKPEDLATSVLNILNNVDKAENLSLNGRNLIHKELNIEKVIQKLESIYSE, via the coding sequence GTGAAGATATTAATGGTTGTAACTGTTTTTTACCCAAGTACAATATACGGAGGTCCAACAACAGTTGCTTTAAATCAAGCATTAGAGTTAGTGAATAAAGGCTATGAAGTAACAGTAATAACGAGTGATATTAATGCTTTTGACAAGCAAAAAAAAAATTTAGTAAATACCCGCGTTTTAGATAATATCAAAGTCTTATATTTCCCATCAAAATATATATTACCAAAATTTTCTCTAATATACTCTTATAATATGGTCAAATGGCTTAAAAACAATGCAAAAAATTATGATATAGCCCATATACACTTCGGTAGAGAGATTTTTCCATATTTAGCCGCGAAAACTTGTATGGACCTTGGTGTGCCCTACGTTCTTCAAACTCATGGAATGTTAAATAAGAAAAATGGTATTAGAACACTATTAGATACTACGTTGATAAAAAAGATAATAAAAAATGCAAAAACTGTATTAGCATTACAGGAAATCGAAGAACAACTTATTATAGGAATGGTTCCTTCCTCCAATGTGAAATTATTACCAAACGGCATTAAAATTAATGACAACAAAAAGTGGGATAGCGAAAAATTAAATAAAAAGAAAATTCTTTTTCTTGCAAGGTTACATCCGCGCAAAAGGGTCCTTGATTTTATTGAAATGGCAAAGATAACGAATAGGTTTGATTCATCAATTCAATATAGAATTGTTGGACCAGATGGAGGAGAACTATTAATCGCTAAAAATAAAGTTAGTGAGTACAATCTAGATAATGTTATAGAATTTGTTGGCAATATAAAACAGGAAAAAGTTATAGATGAGTTTGTAAATGCAAGTTTATATGTTTTGCCATCCATAGACGAGCCATTTGCAATGTCAGTATTAGAAGCTTTAAGTTTGGGGGTTCCTACTATTGGTACTGATGGGTTACATAATAAGAAATTATTAAGTAATTATAATGCAATAGAAATAGTTGAAAGAAAACCTGAAGATCTTGCAACTTCTGTATTAAATATTCTAAATAATGTAGATAAAGCGGAAAATTTATCATTAAACGGTAGAAATCTAATTCATAAAGAACTCAATATTGAAAAAGTTATTCAGAAATTAGAATCTATATATTCGGAGTGA
- a CDS encoding sugar transferase gives MDIIGALTGLILFLPVFLIISLFYIAGESKGPVFFKQKRIGKDGEVFYIYKFRSMVMNAEEKLKKNNILYAKYLQNNYKLEPDEDPRITSIGRVLRRTSLDELPQFLNVLKGDMSLVGPRPVVKEELNEYKQKETVFLSVKPGLTGYWQVCGRSDVGYPERVDIELYYVYNQSLFLDVIILLKTVLLVLLRKGAY, from the coding sequence ATGGATATAATAGGGGCTTTAACTGGTTTAATTCTTTTTTTACCAGTATTTTTAATCATTTCGCTTTTTTATATAGCAGGAGAATCAAAAGGCCCAGTCTTCTTTAAGCAAAAAAGAATTGGTAAAGACGGCGAAGTATTTTACATTTATAAATTTCGATCAATGGTAATGAATGCGGAAGAAAAACTCAAGAAAAACAATATTTTGTATGCTAAATACTTACAAAATAATTACAAGTTAGAACCAGATGAGGATCCCAGGATTACTTCAATTGGAAGAGTATTAAGAAGAACCAGTTTGGATGAACTGCCACAATTTTTAAATGTATTAAAAGGTGACATGAGTTTGGTCGGGCCAAGACCTGTAGTTAAAGAAGAATTAAACGAGTATAAACAAAAGGAAACTGTCTTTTTATCTGTAAAGCCGGGTTTAACAGGATATTGGCAAGTGTGTGGGAGGAGCGATGTCGGTTATCCGGAAAGGGTAGACATTGAATTATATTATGTGTACAACCAATCACTTTTTTTAGACGTAATAATATTATTAAAAACAGTTTTATTAGTTTTGCTGAGAAAGGGAGCATATTGA